AGTATCTGCCCTGGAGGCCACAcacacagcagggcaggagcttTCCAACCCAGACAAATAAGGGCATTGCGGCGCTTTTGGTCACTCGGGGCCGGTCCCTGTCCCACGTCCCCATCCCATCACACAAACCCCGGCTCCTGTGACACTGGGCTCAGGACTCCAGACAAATGAGGCATGCGTGAAGATTACGGTGAGCATGTTTGGAATTGAGCTGAGCTGAGGAGCATCATTTCAATAAGGGGATGTTCCAGGCAAACATAAAACATGGGGATTTGAAGATGAGTTTCCTGCTTGATTTTTTAATCCCTTTCCAAATCTTTCAATGCGCTTGCTTAtgctctgtgttttcatttccccctgcccttcccctgctTTGCAGTTTATACAGACTTGGagcttttttcccatttcatgcAACTTGTAGCTAATGACCTGGAGCTCTGCAGGTCCAGGAATGACCTTAAGAAAGTCCCTTGGTCTCTTTAGGGCAGACCTTCCTCTGGTGCAAGCTGCCTTATACTGCACCCTGTTTGTGTCCTCAGCTGGAAAATAATGATGGGATCgcctttcctcctgccttttgTCAAGGGAGAGGACAACCTTCCTCAAAGTGCTTTGGTGACCCTGCTCAGCCAGCCACAAACACAGCTACATCATAACCTCCAGGCTCGTCTCCCTACTTCATTTACATACATACTGCACACATCCGTTCattctcaattttttttatttatttagaaataataaaataagacataatatataaaaatctgtaCAATCCACAATTTGTGCAGTACATTAGGAAGACTTTGATACAAAAAGgctgcaaacaggaaaatagtAATGGACAACTGTCAGATGCCTAGATTGTTCACCTTACAATAGCTGCAGGCCAAAAGTCATTACAAAATCAGTTTCTTGCTGGCTGTGGGATGGCAACTATGCAGCACCCTTCTACTTCACAATGGTCGTAAGCAGCCATAATTTAAAGACATTACAGTACTTCTCAGTTTTACCTTGTAATCCATCGTGAAAAAGAAGACCTaagagaacaaacaaaaaatctggACCCTTTGTCTTTTCCAAGAGGAGCGCGTGCTAAACTAACAACAAAGAAGTTTATCATGGCTGGGAGAGAGTATCATTAAACACAGCTAATAGGTAATGGTTTTGACCCTTGCTACTTAACCGAGTACAACTCGCACGGAAGAGACAGCGGAAAGAAGAGATCTATCCCCACCTGCCTCGGAAACGCTTTTTGTCACTGTATGCAGTATTATGGTTTAGACAATGTGTCTCATTCAAGTATTTTCAGGGAAGGGCAGAAATAACATATTCCCCCCCAGACCCTAAGCGAAATACAGTATAAACCTTCTGTGCGAGCCAGTTGAGCCAACTCCATCCGTGCTAAAGAGGCCAAACGCCCGTTGGAGCCTGCGGGTAGAGCTCAGTCAGTTTAAAGGGCCCCTAATTAAGCATCAGCGTGGCCCAGGATCATCGGGAACTGAAGAAACACTGTCAGTCACTCTGTAGTCCTTtacaaaataacagcatttttttaaaacgaCTAACCCAATTTGCTGCTGTAGAAGTGTGCTACAATAGTCTGTCCTATACCGGGCTTACCACGGCGCGttgagaaacacagaaatgacaGATAAGGGGCAAGGGTACCATGGAGTCTACATTGCAGGTCTCTTTCTAGCAGCTTCCCGGAGCCAGAGGCTGAGTGCAGTTCTGCAATGTAAGATTCAGTCAGCAAAGACAAAGGgttgttaaaaaagaaaagcaaaaaaaaaaaaaaaatgcgGCAGAGAGTGTAATGGATTACCTCAATGCACATCCTTGACAAGACTAGCACTCAGAAAGCtggtaacttttaaaaatgccagtAACTAGaacatgttttcaaattaaaagtccatgcttaaaaataaataaagagaagtTCATAGCATTAGGAATCCTATAAGGCTTGCACGTATTTGCTAAAAATCATGCTAACCGGTAGCATCTAAGTACTAGCTAGCTGAGACTGCCGAGCAGAATTTATACTTTTTgtggccttttctttttcttcttctccttgtCCTCCTTTACAGACTTCTATTTACATTTGgctttaaatatgaaaatacttgataaactttataaaatgtacattttaaaaatatttctgaaaaactgacttgaaaaacaaaacaaaacaaaacaaaaccccaaacccaaaacctctGCACCAGAAATGTTAAGGGGGAGGAGattgggttttatttcccctctgaatttcttttgctgtaaagAAACAAGCTGAATCCTGCATTTCCCGTCCCCCGTCTCTCATCCCTCCCTCAATTATCTCAAGTATCATTTAGTGGGAGCACTGTGCACCTGGGGGATGCTGGCCTGGAGAGCAGGACCCCTTTCTCCTGGTCAGCCTCCCTTTTGCATCCCTTCCCCATTGTGCTCTCATGCACGCTCTCTTCCACTGAATACTCTTTGGtttagtgttgtttttttcttgtacaagAATATCACAATAGCAGCACTAGCAGCACTCAGTTGCCTTCACTACTGTTGACCCAGAAACTGCAATCAAATCACCTTGACATGTTCAACCTTTAGTTTCTTTTACGTCCCGCCACCCCAGCAAAAGCCTTAGGACTTAACACTTCATCATCTGCCTCCTCTAGTAGCCAAATCCATGTTTACAATGTCAAATTTCCATAGTTTCGAACCCACCCACTGTAGATAGCATCTTATCAGAAACCATTTCTCGTTGCAGGCATTTCTttcaggcagggctggaaggggccAGAGGCCTTCACAGATTATCTGTTTGCAGAAGACATTAGACCTAGAACAAGCTGTTTTTTAATGGCATAGAGTGATCCAATACTGCGAGAGTTGACTAGGATTATCGTCCCCCCCAACACCCCTCTGCCGGCTCCGTGGGGAGCGGGCGTGAAGCGCAGGTTCGCCGTCTCCTTGATCTTAGAGGCACAGAGAATTTCAAGCCGCCTGGGTGAAGGAGTCAAAATGCCACCAGAGCCAGAGCTTGGCTGAAGGTCACAAAATCCATTCGGAGCTGGGCAACGCATCCCAGCCGCTGGCCGCTCAGCTGGCGTTTgccagggaggggaggcaggagatgGACCTCACCTTGCAGCCTCATCCTCCCCACGTAATCCCTCTCTAAATGAGATGGAAAATAGACTTTTTTCTGACACCCTCACCCTGCTGAAGAGAAGCATTTTCCCCCCAAAACGCTACAATCCCTGTGCCATTCCCAAATGCTGGCTCCTAAATGTTGTTTTCTATTTCCTCTCCGTTaccctctcccttcctcttccaaaaaCCTCTTCCCAGGGATTTCTCTACTGCTCAGTTCATTGGTGCCCAAACGCCTGCTCCAGCAGCGAGCCTCGTGCATGGACCAGCAGCTTCGCCCGTGCCTGGTGAGGCCGGAGCGGTACCACAGCCAAGGGGCTGGGCTCCGGCAGCGTGGCGAGGGTGGCTCGGTTCTGGGAGGCTGCGGTGGCGCTGGGCTCTAGCGCCGCGTTGGGAATGCCTGCACTGACACTTGACCTTCTGCCGCAGCGACCGGGAGGGCAGCTGTTTGCTTTCCCCCCACTGCACTTCTCCttacagaaaggaagggaattTATTTCCCCATGGAAGAgcagggggaaaggggaggagtCCTAGCTCACTTGAGATCTGAATCTTAAGCTTTTAGAATAAGGTGCAAAATaaaggtcttaaaaagaaaagagaaaaaaaaaaaaaaaaaagaaaaaaagaagaaaaaaaaaaaccaaaaaaaagtgtctgaggtttgaaatcttttttgtttaaagcagcctggttttttttttttttgttttttttgtttttttttaagataaactCCGCTGTGCAAAactgtgcattttctttggTATACATTTAGGTAGTTTTAACTTAGTACTTtttctatgtatatatattttttatttctcatttttcctttagaagaGAATTAAATTCTCCCCCCAAAAATCATAATTTTGCTGGAGGCTACGGATTGGCCTGATATTACATAATGCCCCTTATGTAAttggaaagagagaaattgATTCTAACTATCAAACTACTGGCCTCAAAAGGAGTTTAGACTTTCTGACAATGTCGGCCTCTCTGAAGTGATCACCAGCTTTTCAACCCAAAAAGTTcaacactgacttttttttttttaaattacacaagagaaaataaaaactacacTGCAACAAAAATAACCATTTGTGTTCATGTAGTtagcagcagctttttaaaaaataattataataataataataaggcAGATTCTTGCCTTTGTTATGCCATTAAAAACATTCTTGTTCCCTAGAGAGAAGCATTCtggaaaaagttgaaaaaaaaataataataacccAACCAAAGCTTGCCTGCAAGTTcaagttttgtaaaaaaatatatacataatttATTCTACAACATATGTGCCTTCTGTTCATACTTAGACATGTTTAGTGCTTTGTGTTTAGAGTTCATTTTCTGTCGTCCCTCCTCTGAGGACAGCCCTAAAACCAGCCTGGGTTTCTCAGGTCTGCTTGCCTTCACCCCGCTCTTCAACAGTACCGTTGTCTGAAAACTGTTCTGGGCCAACTTCTCAGGTCAACGTGCCTTTGACCGATagatgtatttctttcctttttttttttttcctttcaaccaaaagagagaggaaggattTGTCACTCATATTTCCGACTCCCGCCGTAGCGGCCGTGGCTCTAGAGGCACCCCTGCTTGGTTGTGGTGGTCCATGTCCGGGTGGGTGTCTGTGCTCATGCTCTCAGGCACCCCCGTGTCAATCTCGTCCTCCTCTTTGCTGGTGAGGGCCACTTCATTCTCGTAGCAAAAGGAGTTTGCATTAGAgagaatgtatttcttttctgctaagTCTCTGGCACTACAGATGGGTGTGTTGGGCACTTCGTATGTTTTGTGGAACCTTGAGTAGTCCACTTTGTAGTAGTTTTTCTCTTCAAAGAGTACAGGCTCGTAGCGGTGGCCCCAGAGGATTTCATTTGCCAGATATGAGCTACGGCACTGGGTAGTCATGGCGGTAGCTTCCACCATGCCCTCTAATATTACTACAATTTCAAAGTCAGCATTGTCCATGTCTTGTTTGCTCAAGTCATACAAAGGACTGTCTTCATCTATCTCGTGTACTATCGTAATTGGGGAGACCAGGAATATGCGGTCTATCCCGCTGTCAAACCCTACATTGATGTCTATTTGATCCAAGGGGATGTACTCCCCTTCTGACGTGATCCTGGATTTGAGGAGCTGTGCTCGCACATGTGCCTCCACCAAGTGGCTTTTCCTCAGGTTTCCCACACGCCACATCAGACACAGCTTTCCATCTCTCATGGCCACCACGGCATTGTGGCTGAAGACTAgagtttcatttctcttttttggcTTAGCCATCTTTGCCATGACAGCACCAATGATGAAGGCATCAATGATGCAGCCTACTATAGACTGGAAAACCACCATGAAAACTGCGATGGGGCACTCGTCTGTGACACACCTGAAGCCATAGCCGATCGTGGTCTGGGTCTCGATGGAGAACAGGAAGGCTGCGGTGAAGCTGCTCACTTGAGAGACACAAGGTTTGCTATTTTCTTGATTCTCCAGATCCCCATGCAACAGTGCAATCAACCAAAAcacacagccaaaaaaaagccaggagagGATGAAAGTCAGGCAGAAGATAACTAGCATCCACCTCCAGCGGATGTCCACACAAGTGGTGAAGATGTCTGCCAGGTATCGCTGTCCCTTCTCACCCACGTTAATGAACTGGACATTGCAGTGGCCATCTTTTTTGACAAAGCGgctcctgcactgctgcctggTGTGTACCTTACTCTTTCCATTCCCAAAACCGTTGGCAACAGCCATGGTTGCCAGCTTCATGCCGTCCTCTTCTGAAGACACGATGCTGTAGCGGTTGGTTCGCACGCTGCCCATCACTACTGCTGTGGACTGAGGTGcttctgctttagaaaacagTCTAAGTTTCTGCAAAACCCTTTGgagaaacagttttgaaagttCTAgaggaacacacacacacagaaaaactgGGGAGAGGCCGGAGTCCCCGAAAGCCCTTGGATCAACCAAGGACAGTCTTCTGGCATGCAGAGTTAGCTTAGCAAGTAACCGTCATAGAGAGGGCATGgtctgcaagagaaaaagaaacatcgTGTTAGATCCTGGAGGAACAGGGTAAGGAATCAAACCTGAAAGAATCAAGTACAATTACTCCAATGGACCTGCAGGAAGTTTCCTTACTCTTAACGGCAGCATCTTCTAGAATGCACGATGTGCGCAGCTGTGTATTGACAGAAGTGACATCATTAGTACAAAGGCATCACCCTTCCTAAGTGACAGCCCTGAAGTGACAGTGTCACACAAGTGTCTAGGCAATATTCACTTTAAAGCCAGATGTGCAAAGAACCTATCTAATACTTAcaactgtgttttctgtttattttgaaacaaacaatTAGCCCTGACATCCGTCTGTTCAAATATAAGGACTGAAGCAGTTTTTCATGACATACAATTTGTCGCTCCTGGACTGTTTTACCCATGATAAAGAAAGGACCGTGCAAAAGGGAAGATGATGTGACCTGAGAAAAGCAATAAACTTGGAAAATGCAAGTGTCAGGGATTTCCATGAATTCACATTGCATAtaactttgttttaattaaactgggggggggggggggggggggaaagaaaaagaaaaagagttgtGTAGTCTCTGCAAATGGCAGGAATAAGGGCTGCATTAGTTCCTCTAACTCCAGACTCACTGggttctgtgtggttttttatgCTTACATTTGGCTAAGTTATAGGAAGCAAACTAAACCTTGCAACGACACTCATCTGCTCCTAATGCAACTAGCAAAAGGCTACGATGGAGTAGCACTGGCCGAGGGTCTTCCTAATACCTTTGGTAGCAAGGACCAGCACCTTCCCCTCGGGAGCCTGAGGCAGCCAGTTCCGTCTCCCATGGGTAACGGTTCTGAGCATCCTGTGGGTCTTAAATGTCAGCAATTAAGACTCAGCAGAGAGGCTACAAAAGCTTCTTCCTGAGGGTAGAAGCCACCAAACTTGTTTCAGGGAGGTCTGGCTTAGACCCAGGTTAAGCTTTTAACAAGTGCGTCACCCATTAAGTCATGTACTGTATATCAGGAAATGTAACTGAAATACTGCAGAGGAGAAGAGATGCGTTAATGCAACGGCTCCATCCACATGTGCACCCCATGgaggaaataaaactaaaaccaaGTGATGGGGAATGTCTGCTGCCCGTTTGGCGTAGGAGAGGAGACTTCAGTACCATTTACAGCAGTGAGGGATTAAATCACGATGCTCTTCATAAATCAGTATTATCAAAACTCATCTGAGTTTGTTCAAAACCCAACAAATCTGCAGCCACCAAGGAGCACGACCTCTGCCCACAAAGCGGCTTCAGTACTCTGTGCCTCTTCCTCTGACACCCGtctgacagcagctgcaggtaaGAGTTCATCTCCTTTCCCCAAAGCAGCCCCTAACGCCCTGCAGAGGGGTTCCAAAAACCTGAGAGATTTCAAACAGCTCCTCAGGCCCCCCACATCCTTCAGCCACATTACAAGGGTTTGAGGTCAGCAGCACTTGTTAGGAGAAAAGCAGGTGACAAACAGAAAACGCCATGCTCACAGTGGCACACAGGCTGGTTTTCCCTCTAGAATCTCTTAAGCATTTACTtttaccttctcttttttcctcatttctgtttgttgtgCAAGAATGCGTCCCAGTGCCTACTTGCCGAGATTAGTCATCTGTGACTTCAGCACCGTACAAGACATTTTGGCAGCTTTTGGTAGGTTCGGTAATGCCCAGTTTTCAGTGCGGCTCCCAGCAATGCAGGTTTATGGTGCAGCTGCCCTCTTCCCTATCTGACCATCTTGCCTACACTGTGCAAAGGCTTTACGCACCTTTTTCCCCTTCACGCCTTTTGGATCATGGGGTTTCTCATTCCCATCAGGATATTATTCTCAAAAGCACAAAGGTATTCTTCTTATGTTCACTTAATTTTTGGGGCTGAAACTTGAACAcggcaggggagggggggtggggagcggggAAGCAAAACTGCTATTAATACATTCTGCACAAAAAACTTCTTGGAAAACCATTGCATTGGTCTGCAAATAGATCACTTTTATAAACCACATCCTATAATCATAGTCGTGTTCGACTTCCACATtcaaagtctgttttctttcaagctgGTGGAAACACACAGCCTaggaaagtttattttgaaggtGTTCCCCCTCCCCCGGCATTGCCTTTTGGATTTTAGAGGAAGACTTGCGGTGGAGGGAAAGATAAGCTGTGAAGTCTCAAGTGTCTGAATGTGCAGCTTCCCCCTGCAAAAGTCTTGACCCGAGGACATTTGTTTGAATTCCACAAATCACTGAAATCCTAACACCAGCTCGCCGCTGGCTGCATTCAGAAGTTTTGGACCCAAATTATGTATCATACACCGTCATATTCCTGCTCTGAATGGCTGAGCACCTTCTGCCTGCTGTACCTGGTGCAGCATTTCTCCCTCCTAGCCCGAAGCTGTCGGCACTCAGCCCTTGGCAGCGAACCTGCACCAATTTGGCTCTGAGGATCTTTAAACTCCCGGGCTGTGCCTGGGGCCACCCTCTTCGACCTTTACAGACTGCCTGAAGTTTAGACAACAAAGCCCTGGCATGCTGTGCCGCGGCAGAGTTGTCTTCTCTCTTTTACAGCACAAACTGCCTCTCTTCCTGAACGCAAGTGCATGGAGGATGCCGGGGAtggcagcaccaccagcaccgTGAGCAGGGACCGGCCAGGGCAACACGGCAGGTTTGACTGTGCTCCCGCTCGGCAGCACAGGCTCTGTCGAACAC
The Falco rusticolus isolate bFalRus1 chromosome 1, bFalRus1.pri, whole genome shotgun sequence genome window above contains:
- the KCNJ2 gene encoding inward rectifier potassium channel 2, which encodes MGSVRTNRYSIVSSEEDGMKLATMAVANGFGNGKSKVHTRQQCRSRFVKKDGHCNVQFINVGEKGQRYLADIFTTCVDIRWRWMLVIFCLTFILSWLFFGCVFWLIALLHGDLENQENSKPCVSQVSSFTAAFLFSIETQTTIGYGFRCVTDECPIAVFMVVFQSIVGCIIDAFIIGAVMAKMAKPKKRNETLVFSHNAVVAMRDGKLCLMWRVGNLRKSHLVEAHVRAQLLKSRITSEGEYIPLDQIDINVGFDSGIDRIFLVSPITIVHEIDEDSPLYDLSKQDMDNADFEIVVILEGMVEATAMTTQCRSSYLANEILWGHRYEPVLFEEKNYYKVDYSRFHKTYEVPNTPICSARDLAEKKYILSNANSFCYENEVALTSKEEDEIDTGVPESMSTDTHPDMDHHNQAGVPLEPRPLRRESEI